In the genome of Methanopyrus kandleri AV19, one region contains:
- a CDS encoding polyprenol monophosphomannose synthase, producing MVDVSVILPTYNERENLPRVIPKIEEVVEEEGWTAEILVVDDNSPDGTAEVARELSRQYGNIKVIVREEKPGLGLAYRRGFREARGEVIVCMDADGQHPPECLPNIVNPVLDGECDFGLGSRYVEGSVVENFPWYRKLNSWGARVVARLFLKLPYRDPTSGFRAISRKILTESRPFVSEGFEIQVETLAKAHHMGYTVQEYPFLFRPRERGSSNVNIRQILRYLRGVWRIRKDLKQRGLL from the coding sequence ATGGTCGACGTCAGCGTGATATTGCCCACGTACAACGAGCGCGAGAACCTTCCAAGGGTGATTCCCAAGATCGAGGAGGTAGTGGAGGAAGAAGGCTGGACCGCTGAGATTCTGGTAGTCGACGACAACTCACCCGACGGAACGGCGGAAGTGGCCCGAGAACTTTCCAGACAGTACGGTAACATCAAGGTGATCGTGCGCGAGGAGAAGCCGGGATTAGGTCTAGCGTACAGGAGAGGGTTCCGCGAGGCTAGGGGCGAGGTGATAGTATGTATGGACGCCGACGGTCAACACCCACCAGAGTGTCTTCCTAACATCGTGAATCCGGTACTCGATGGGGAGTGCGACTTCGGATTAGGGTCCAGGTACGTCGAAGGGTCCGTCGTTGAGAACTTCCCGTGGTACCGTAAGCTGAACTCTTGGGGTGCACGCGTTGTTGCACGCTTGTTCCTCAAACTTCCGTACCGCGATCCGACGAGCGGGTTCCGTGCTATTTCCCGGAAGATACTGACCGAGAGCCGACCGTTCGTGTCCGAAGGTTTCGAGATACAGGTCGAGACGCTCGCGAAGGCCCACCACATGGGCTACACCGTGCAGGAGTACCCGTTCTTGTTCCGACCCAGAGAGCGGGGATCCTCTAACGTGAATATCCGTCAGATACTACGGTACCTCAGAGGAGTGTGGAGGATCAGGAAGGACTTGAAGCAGCGTGGGCTCCTGTAA